Genomic window (Tolypothrix sp. NIES-4075):
ATAAAACTAAGCTGTAACCAAGAACAAATAACGCCGAACGACGACTGATTCGTCCGCACTTCCATGATTCAAACTTATATTTTAAATCTTGCATCAGATGATTAGAAAAATTACAAATCAGTGGAGGGTTAGAAATTTCTTTGTTTGTCTTTTTAATTGTTAACAATTAAAAAGACTTCTTGCGTCAATTCTAGGACTTCAGCAGAGTAAGTATGAGGAGTTTGGTAGGTCAGATTTCCGACTTATTGAAGAAGTTGGGAATTTTGCAGAACATCAAAATTATAAAAAACTATCTTTTTCAAGGGTAGACGCGGTTTATTGAGGTAATAAGGTGGGAATTACCCACCTTATGAATTTGCCATTTCAGAGGATAACTTAGGCAAAACTTAAAAGTGAAAACTTGTGATTTAAGAGTATTGGGTAATAAGTGGGAATTCTTGATTAAGTACCCAATTACCTAATCTTGCACGGCGGAGAATACCCGTAAATCGGCGGAAGCTATACCCGTGCCGAAGCTTTTAACGCCATTGACGCGAAAATTTTCACCTTCTGGGCTAATCTTCAAGCGCGTATCTCGCGTGTTGATAGCGTTTGCCCAAAACAGATTATTCTGGGCACTTTCTCGATAGTATCTATCTTTTTGTTCTGGGGTTCCGGAAACGTGACCCAAGGCAACTAAATTTAAATGATTGCCGTACAATTGCCCAATAGAACCATCAGCCTGAGATAGTTGTTGAACAATTTTTAAAGCTTCTATCCAAGTGGCACCAACACCACCGTAGGGTTTTGGTACTATTAGGGGAAGTAAACCGCTTTCACGCAGTCGTTGTATTTCTAAATCAGGAATTCCGGCTTTGATATCGCGTTCTACTGCGGTTTGGGAAAGTTCTTGGAAAACAGAAGAGGCAATTTCAATCCAATCTTTTGATTCTTTAACAAGTAGTTGCACCATCGCTGTTATTTTTCCTTGTTTTTGTTATTTGGTATTAGTAGTTAGTTGTTAATCATTATTTATGCACTAGCTGAATTCAATAAATATGAATGTACTGGTTCTAACTCTTGCAAGCGATCGCTCTTACCCATCACCCGTCTTAAAATCTTCTCTACTGTAGTCGCTAATACCGCATCTCCCCTAACTCGCGGACGTGGAAGATTAATCTGTAAATTTAAGCCTATCTGACCGTTTTCAATTAATACCACTCGGTCTGCCAGCACAACGGCTTCTTCTACATCATGGGTAATCAGCAATGCTGTAAATCCTTGCTCAAGCCATAGTTTCTCAAGTAATTGCTGCATTTCAATTCGCGTTAGCGCATCCAATGCTCCCAATGGCTCATCTAGCAGCAACAAAGCAGGTTGACTTGCCAATGCTCTTGCTAATGCCACCCGTTGCCGTTGTCCACCAGAGAGAACGGCGGGCCATTCATTCGCTCTGTCTTCCAGCCCCACAGCCCGCAAGACTTGCAGAGCGCTTTGTCTTGCATACACTTTTGAGCTTGAATGGCTTAAGCCTAACTCTACATTTGCTAGTACTCGTTCCCAAGGTAGCAACCGTGCATCCTGGAACATCATCCGAATACTTGGGTTAATACGATGATGCGAAATTTTATTATTCAACAACACATCACCTGCACTTGGAGCATCTAGTCCAGCAACCAAGCGCAGCATTGTACTCTTACCACATCCACTCCGACCGACAATGGCGACAAATTCCCCTGGCTGAATATCTAAACTCACATCTTGCAAAACTGTTTTCCCCCCAAAGGACTTTCGTAGTCCTTGGAGTTTTAAATGCATTCCACGCGCTTGATGTTTCATACCGAAAATCTCCTTATATATCTATATATGCAGTCCGTACCTCTGATAACTCTGGCTTTGATCTCATCCATGCAGCCATCAAAACTCGTTTTATAAACTACGGTAACTTGGTCGGAATACAGTAAATTTTATTTCTAGTAGTTTCACACAGTTAGCCAAAAAAGGCAAGTATCTTTTTATGAAGAAGGGTTGTATCGAAAGGGATAAAGGGGAAAATGTTAATTATCAACGTAATTGAAACCCCAAATTCTGCAAAGCTGACCGCAAGCGATCGCGTCCTGATAAAGACTCAGCAAACGCTATTCTTTTAGCAGAATGTTCTGCCCAATCACCGGCAACATTCATTTGCTGAGAATTGTAGAAGTCTTTCATCACTTGGTTATAGAAAGAGATATCCTCATCTTGTTCTGTTAATTTATAAGTTTCCCGATGCAACACTGCTGCTTGGGGTAAGCGTGGTTTAATTGCTGTCTCTACTGCGGAATCTGCATAACCCACACACAACCCAAAAACTGCAAACACATGAGGTGGTAAGTCTAAAACCTCCGCAACACCTTCGGGATGGTTACGCATCGCACCAATATATACAGTTCCCAAACCAAGAGATTCCGCTGCGACCACAGCATTTTGCGCTGCTAACGCTGCATCTATCGCTGCCATTAAGAACATTTCCAGATAATCTAATCCTTCATGAGGTAAGGAGCGACTTTCTGCAACGTGAGTCAGTCTCGCTAAATCTGCTAACCACACGAGAAATAGCGGACATTGACGAATATGCGCTTGATTACTAGCTAATTGTGATAACTTTTCCTTGCGGTTTGCATCTTCAACTGCAACTACACTCCACGTCTGGAGATTCGAGGAAGTAGACGCTGACTGCGCTGCTGCTACCAAGGTTTCTAGAGTTCCTGGTGGTAAAGCGTCACTTTTGTAAGCACGAATCGAACGGTGAGATAAAAGAGAACCGATACAGTCATTCAAGGGGATATCTGTATTAAGGCTGTTAATGCCATAACGCTGATTAAGCAACTCGGTAAAATTGGTCATGATTTTTTTTTGGTAAATAACGTAGGTTGGGTTAGCAAAGCGTAACGCACCCTAATATTACCTTTTGGGTGAAAAAGCTGCATATTGCTCTGGTGAGAGCATGGCTTGTTTCACATTAACCTGCTTGGGTAGCAATTTCAAATCATAAAATTTATCAGCAACTTGTTGCTGAATATTAATTAATGTTTCATCAATTGGTACAACACCAAAATGCCTTCTTTGAGTTGCTCTTTTCATTGACTCTAAATCAATTCCCAATATAGGTGAAAGGGTTTGTGCTACTTCTTCTCGATTCTTGTCAGACCAATCCTCTAGTTTTTGAATTTCTTCTAAAATCGCCTTAATTGTTTCTTGATTTTCTGTAGCAAATATTCGACCTGCTAAATAATAACCACCTTGTTTAGAAATGCCTTCGCCAGTAATTAAAACACGAGCATTAATTGATTTTTCCGCAGCCGCAAAAAAGGGGTCCCAAATTGCCCAACCATCAATACTACCTTTAAGAAAGGCAGCACGAGCATCAGCAGGTGGTAAAAATACAGGTTGAATATCAGTGTATTTTAATCCGGCTTTTTCTAATATTTGTACTAGTAAGTAATGAGCGCTAGAAGCTTTTTGAACAGCAATTTTTTTGCCTTTCAAATCAGCTATTGTTTTGATTGGAGAGTTCTGAGGAACAAGAATAGCTTGACCGGAAGGATTAGCAGCGATTCCGGCAATGTAAGCGATAGAGGCTCCTGCTGCTTGGGCAAAAATCGGTGGTGTTTCTCCGGTTTGTCCAAAGTCAATACTGCCTACATTCATTGCTTCTAAAAGCTGTGGTCCTGCGGGAAATTCTATCCATTGTACAGATTTACCTTCAGGTTGTAACCGCTTTTCTAATACTCCTTTAGCCTTAAGGAGTATTACTGCTTTTTGATAGCCAAATCTAATTACTGATGCCTTGGCTTGAGTTGGGTTATTAGTAGATATAGCAGTAGTATTGCTTGCATTGTTGGCTGTGCAAGCGGCAAATAAGACGCTGAGACATAAGCCAGTAATAAAAGCCCCAGCGATGGGAATAGATACAACCGATAGGAATTTGTTTTTATTCGCAAATTGGAATACTCCGAATCTCTTCAACGCTGCAATTAATCGCTGAAAAATTGAACTAGTCATCAGAATTTCCCTATCTAATATCTTAATTTGTACATTAAATCTATCAATTAACCGTAGTATTTTAGCAGAAAACAGCGATTGAGCTTTGCTTAGGCTACGCGATCGCACTCAAGCGGGCACTTTGGGCGATCGCATATTGGGATAGCTACTAAGGCAAGTCCTATTTGCTAACAAGGCAGGACTATCATCGATGAAAAACCCTTTTTCTCTAGTTCCTAGCCAACAGAAGCGGCTAGAAACTAAAGGTCTAGTTTAAGGTTAAAACCTGAAGGTGGTACGCAGCCAACCAACTACACTACCAGGATTGTCGGCATTAGAGTCTGGTGCGGTAATCCAGATGAAACCGGGCGTAATCGCAATATTGTCGCTAAGTTGATATTGGTAGAATGCCTCAACGTGCAGGGAGGTATCCTTGTCTACTTGACCAGCACCTGCTCCCAAATCGACATTTCGACTCAAGGCAGTCAGTTTTGGTTCCATACCAATAAAAACACCTCCCAGACTGGCTTTTTTAAACAAATCGGGAAATGCTAGTCCTAACCCCCAGTCCCAGACTTCAGCATCTCCGCGCCCCAGATAGCGGTGTGCGGAATAACCAACCCACCCATTGACTGCAAACTTGGGACTAACTTTATAGAACGCCTGTACGCCGTAAAGATTACCCACAGTTCCCGTTCCAGCTACGGTGCTGTTTGCTAGGTTACTCCCGATTACTGGACCGAAGTTTGTTCCGGTTAGACCTGTTGTATTCGGTGGGCTGTAGGTATTGGCGTAAGTTAAAGCCAACCGAAAATTATTCTTAGGACTGTAGTATGATAACTGTCCCAGAGCTACATACCTGCCAGAAAATAAGCCATTATCAGGTGCAGGATTGTTACCATTAATAGCGGTGTAGGCTAACCCTAATTGCCACTGTTTACCGAATTGCTGGAGTATCGCGATTCCCGGACCCGTATCTCCATAATCATAGACCATATTTCGGCGTGCATATCGTGAAATCGCATTAGCAGCAGACCCCTCAAAGTATGGGTTGATCGGACCACTCAAGCCGATCTCAAAAGCTCCATCAGACTGGGGAAAAATGTTGACTTGGGTACTTTTAGTAGGTTTAAACTGATAGCGAAGTCCAGAGATATAAACCTCATTTCTTGAAAAAGCAGGACTGGCATTATCAGAAGTTCTCCCGTCAGTAGTTCCGAATATTCCACTTCTTGTTCCTCCTAAAGAAGCAATATTTCCAGCTTGCAGTGTCGTCCGTAGTTGATCTGTGCCGGTAAAACTGGTGTTCAAAATTAGGCGAACCCGGTCTTGAAATGTGATGATCCGAGGTGCAGCTGTTTTGGTGACGACGTTATTGCCGGCTAAAACTCCGCCAATAACAGTCTCAACTTCACCCACCAATTTAGTTGTAGTTGAAAACTGATTTGCTTCGACTTGTGCCGTCCGTGCTTCTAAGTTATCTAATCTTCCCCGTAATTGAGCAAGCTCTGGGCGAAATTCTTCTGATAACCGTTGTAAAGTTGTTAAGTCTTCTTTTGTGGCAAGATTTGCTGTTGATGATGCAATCAATTTCGTTACTTGGTCTAAGCAAGCATTTAATCCTGCTGCAAATTCGTACCGCGTTAAGGCACGATTTCCGCGATATTTGCTGTCAGGATAGCCTGCTATACATCCATACCGCTCAACTAAAGATTGAAGCGCTTGAAATGCCCAGTCTGTAGGTTGTATATCTGAGAGTTCCGATACCGATGTTACTGGTTCAGCGGTTGGTGTTTCCGGTGTGTTTTGAGCAATTATCTGACGTAGGGGCGCTAATTTTACATCCGGGAAAGTAGAATTTGCTGTACCTCCTGCCTCAAACGCAGTTTCATCTAAAGGCGATAATGTAGGTGATGAAGTTTTTGCCTCTGTCTGTGTTCCGTCTTCAGCAAGAGTTTTCGCGCTAGCTGCTAAGAAAAACAGCATTAAAAACATTGGGAAAGTAAACAGAAAATTGCCAATTTTTTTTTTCATTTTGATAGAACACACAATTCGGTCTAGTACAAATCCTCTGCGCTTCTAGACGCACATCTTCGGATAACATTGGAGAAAAAAGAAAACTCTTATTAGCAATGAGGTAAAAGCTTCAATTTTGCGGTTCTTTGCCACTCTGATTCAGTGCCTTGTATCTGGATCGGCATCAAAACTATCCCCTGCTAATCACAAAATTAGGCAAGAGAAAATCATTTTATAACAATGACCAAACCGCTTGATTAATTAATCTACGGTAAACGGGTCAAATTATCGTAGATTAATCTTACTAGATAGGAGTATTTCATACAAACTGTATGAGATGAGTATTTCTAGCTACATACTATACATAATTTAAAATTACGAGGAAAAGCTTGTGTTAAAAAATAATATCTGGTAATATACATTTTTCAAAAAATAACTCCGCTAATTCGGTAGATTTAGTGTATTTTCAATAAAATTGCCGTTGTGTTACTTTTTTTGCTAAAAGTAATCAAAAGAATTAATTCAAGAATATGAAATACAATCAACTTGGCGAAAGTGACCTCAAGGTTTCCCAAATCTGTCTGGGAACCATGACTTATGGACAGCAGAATAGCATTGAGGAGGCACATCAACAGTTAGATTATGCTGTTGCTCAAGGAATCAATTTTATTGATACTGCGGAGATGTATCCAGTACCCCCGCGTGGTGAAACCCAAGGAAAAACGGAAGCTTACATTGGGGAATGGTTAAAAAAACAACAGCGCGAACGCCTGATTATTGCCACAAAAATTGCCGGTCCCGGTCGTCCTTTCAAATGGCTGCGGGGAGGAAACATCAAAGTTGACCGCGATAACATTAAACAAGCGGTAGATGATAGCCTGAAGCGATTGCAAACAGATTATATCGACTTATATCAAATTCACTGGCCCGAACGCTATGTTCCCACTTTTGGACAGACAGAGTATAAACCGGATTTGGAACGTGAAGCTATCAGTATTGCCGAACAATTAGAAGCATTTGCAGATGTTATCAAAGCTGGTAAAATTCGTTATCTGGGTTTGAGTAATGAGACACCTTGGGGAGTTAGCGAGTTTGTTCGTATTGCCAAACAGCAAGGATTACCCAAAGTTATCTCAATTCAAAATGCTTATAACTTGCTGAATCGCGTGTTTGATTCAGCCTTAGCAGAAGTTTCTCGCTACACAAATGTTGGTTTACTAGCTTATAGTCCCCTCGGATTTGGTTTGTTATCTGGAAAGTACACAGACGATAAAAAACCAGAAAATACACGCATAACTTTATTTCAAGGTTTTGGACAACGCTATCTTAAACCAAATGTGAATCAAGCTGTAGCAGCATACGTAGAAATTGCTAAAAAATATAATTTGAAGCCGACACAATTAGCTTTGGCTTTCGTGCAAAGTCGCTGGTTTGTGAGTAGCACAATTATTGGTGCGACATCCTTACAACAACTACAAGAAAATATTGATAGTGTGAATCTAATTCTCAATCAAGAGATTTTAGCAGAGTTAGACGCAGTTCATACACGTTTTCCCAATCCTGCACCTTAAAAGCGAAAATTAGAAACTAATAGGAATTTTACCGCGTTTTTAGGCTTTTTTGGAGTTTTATAGCTTAAAACACATTAAAAGCATCTAAAAACTAGTTTTTGCTTTTATTTATGGCTTTTTCGGGAAAATTTCATTTTCCTTAACAACCCTCTTGCTTTTTTATGAAAAGTGTGCAAAGCTTTTTTAGATGTTAAATACGGTAAATTGACCAATAAACCGTAGATTAAATATCCCAAATGCCAGTTAACTAACGATGCTGGGACATTGCATCCATAATTCAATTTTGCCGGAAGACTTTTGTGTTATACGCAAGCATTGATATTACTACAGAGGGATTCGATGAGTAATTACCAGTTATATTCGCTCTTATCACCTACCAGCGATTTTGACCAAAACTTAGTCTGTGATGTGCTGGTGATTGGGGGTGGTCCGGCTGGAACTTGGGCTGCTTGGAGTGCTGCGTCTAATGGTGCAAAAGTTGCTTTGGTCGATAAAGGCTATTGCGGTACTAGTGGATGTGCAGCAGCATCGGGTAATGGTGTGTGGTATATACCTCCGGATTCTCAAGCTAGGGAAGCTGCAATGTTAAGTCGAGAAGCTTTGGGAGGATTTCTTTCCAACCGGGATTGGATGCAGCAAGTATTGAATCAAACTTACACCAACGTCAACCTATTAGCAGAATGGGGTTATCCCTTTCCTGTGGATGAAGAGGGAAAACCCTATTGTCGCAGTCTACAGGGACCTGAATATATGGCAATCATGCG
Coding sequences:
- a CDS encoding acyl-CoA dehydrogenase family protein; this translates as MVQLLVKESKDWIEIASSVFQELSQTAVERDIKAGIPDLEIQRLRESGLLPLIVPKPYGGVGATWIEALKIVQQLSQADGSIGQLYGNHLNLVALGHVSGTPEQKDRYYRESAQNNLFWANAINTRDTRLKISPEGENFRVNGVKSFGTGIASADLRVFSAVQD
- a CDS encoding iron uptake porin, producing MKKKIGNFLFTFPMFLMLFFLAASAKTLAEDGTQTEAKTSSPTLSPLDETAFEAGGTANSTFPDVKLAPLRQIIAQNTPETPTAEPVTSVSELSDIQPTDWAFQALQSLVERYGCIAGYPDSKYRGNRALTRYEFAAGLNACLDQVTKLIASSTANLATKEDLTTLQRLSEEFRPELAQLRGRLDNLEARTAQVEANQFSTTTKLVGEVETVIGGVLAGNNVVTKTAAPRIITFQDRVRLILNTSFTGTDQLRTTLQAGNIASLGGTRSGIFGTTDGRTSDNASPAFSRNEVYISGLRYQFKPTKSTQVNIFPQSDGAFEIGLSGPINPYFEGSAANAISRYARRNMVYDYGDTGPGIAILQQFGKQWQLGLAYTAINGNNPAPDNGLFSGRYVALGQLSYYSPKNNFRLALTYANTYSPPNTTGLTGTNFGPVIGSNLANSTVAGTGTVGNLYGVQAFYKVSPKFAVNGWVGYSAHRYLGRGDAEVWDWGLGLAFPDLFKKASLGGVFIGMEPKLTALSRNVDLGAGAGQVDKDTSLHVEAFYQYQLSDNIAITPGFIWITAPDSNADNPGSVVGWLRTTFRF
- a CDS encoding NADP(H)-dependent aldo-keto reductase, yielding MKYNQLGESDLKVSQICLGTMTYGQQNSIEEAHQQLDYAVAQGINFIDTAEMYPVPPRGETQGKTEAYIGEWLKKQQRERLIIATKIAGPGRPFKWLRGGNIKVDRDNIKQAVDDSLKRLQTDYIDLYQIHWPERYVPTFGQTEYKPDLEREAISIAEQLEAFADVIKAGKIRYLGLSNETPWGVSEFVRIAKQQGLPKVISIQNAYNLLNRVFDSALAEVSRYTNVGLLAYSPLGFGLLSGKYTDDKKPENTRITLFQGFGQRYLKPNVNQAVAAYVEIAKKYNLKPTQLALAFVQSRWFVSSTIIGATSLQQLQENIDSVNLILNQEILAELDAVHTRFPNPAP
- a CDS encoding NADPH-dependent oxidoreductase, encoding MTNFTELLNQRYGINSLNTDIPLNDCIGSLLSHRSIRAYKSDALPPGTLETLVAAAQSASTSSNLQTWSVVAVEDANRKEKLSQLASNQAHIRQCPLFLVWLADLARLTHVAESRSLPHEGLDYLEMFLMAAIDAALAAQNAVVAAESLGLGTVYIGAMRNHPEGVAEVLDLPPHVFAVFGLCVGYADSAVETAIKPRLPQAAVLHRETYKLTEQDEDISFYNQVMKDFYNSQQMNVAGDWAEHSAKRIAFAESLSGRDRLRSALQNLGFQLR
- a CDS encoding ATP-binding cassette domain-containing protein; this encodes MKHQARGMHLKLQGLRKSFGGKTVLQDVSLDIQPGEFVAIVGRSGCGKSTMLRLVAGLDAPSAGDVLLNNKISHHRINPSIRMMFQDARLLPWERVLANVELGLSHSSSKVYARQSALQVLRAVGLEDRANEWPAVLSGGQRQRVALARALASQPALLLLDEPLGALDALTRIEMQQLLEKLWLEQGFTALLITHDVEEAVVLADRVVLIENGQIGLNLQINLPRPRVRGDAVLATTVEKILRRVMGKSDRLQELEPVHSYLLNSASA
- a CDS encoding sulfonate ABC transporter substrate-binding protein, with the protein product MTSSIFQRLIAALKRFGVFQFANKNKFLSVVSIPIAGAFITGLCLSVLFAACTANNASNTTAISTNNPTQAKASVIRFGYQKAVILLKAKGVLEKRLQPEGKSVQWIEFPAGPQLLEAMNVGSIDFGQTGETPPIFAQAAGASIAYIAGIAANPSGQAILVPQNSPIKTIADLKGKKIAVQKASSAHYLLVQILEKAGLKYTDIQPVFLPPADARAAFLKGSIDGWAIWDPFFAAAEKSINARVLITGEGISKQGGYYLAGRIFATENQETIKAILEEIQKLEDWSDKNREEVAQTLSPILGIDLESMKRATQRRHFGVVPIDETLINIQQQVADKFYDLKLLPKQVNVKQAMLSPEQYAAFSPKR